Within Limanda limanda chromosome 1, fLimLim1.1, whole genome shotgun sequence, the genomic segment ACATCTTTGCTACGGGACCTTGGAAGTCAATCCGACCAGGATTTTACAAGAATGAATTTGAGAATTAAATTGTTACAAGCTGATGGAAGAGAGAGTGGCAAGAACATGTATTTACTCACACATATTGATtcacaataataaaatcaaacacGGAGCGGTGTTGATGTGTAGAAATATATTTTCTGAAATAAATGCTACACAGTTCTTACAGCTGGTCCTTCATTACAATCCCAGTAATTCGTCAACAGCAGCAGATACCCATTGTAAACATAGTATGTGCAACATGGCAGGAGAGATGATTTgttgcagagaggaaacagcacATACCATTTAACAacgcttcctctctcctcacctggaaGCTTAGGTGGACCTGGATGTCACATACAAGCAACACACATATTAGATGCACTTCACATTCAGCATTCATAAATGCACTTGCATATAGTTTCTGTTTGGTCATGCATAaacactttgacacacacaaatgacaGCGTACACAGACATGCAGGAGATCAAGTCCCAAATCCTTCCGAATGGGAACTCAACGGACACTAACTGTTGTGATTGTCCTGAACActtcacaccaacacacatcacactaaTCAAACATTTGGCCCATAGGAAAATAGGAAACATAGCAAAATAGGAAACAatggaaagtgaaaataaactgGCAGATGTGAGaattatgtaaaaacaaaaggttgaaaaagaaaataaacacaattctATATCTTGTTATTTCCtggaaaaatacaatttctgaATGACTGAATAAATCTTACATAAGATTTAAACTGACAACATAAAAGCAAATCAAACTAAGATATATAATTCAATAGGTTAGAAAAGTGTCCTAACGAACCCATAGCCcaatatgaatgtttgtgtcaatgggtgaatgacaaaaagctgtactgtaaaacaactagaaaagctctatataaacaGACATAAACAACAATGATGACACCATATACATTGATGGACAGGTAGCATGTGTGTATCACTGCAAAAACAGTAAACAGGAGATCAATCAAAACCATAATTGGCTCTAGTAACTTTCCTCTGAACACAATATGAAACTCTGATCCCTGCGTTGGTTGTTTTCCTGTTGATTTTCTACGTATATACTGCTTATACATGCAAAACACTCCTGTATGGGCTTTAATCCTTGTATGTGCATAGCAATCTGGTCTGGGCTGTAATGGAAGACGTTTGctgatattttatgtttttttatgttgaagCCACCTTGACTCAGGAGTGAGTCACTGGACAGTGCCCGCTGTGCCAGCAGTGTGAGAGATGTGTGACAGAGGAAGTGCTGCACATGGATGCACTGTATTAAtgtgggtgtgaatgtgtgaatgggaAAATGCCATTTCAGAATATTGTATTTTTACTATTGTTACTTTAATGTTACAGCTGTTAAAAGTGGGTCAAATAGGGGGATTAGTCAAGCTTCATCTTAACccatcataataaaaaaatacaccataatttctgtttttatatacatatatatttggcATTATTAATCTGAATCTGCTAGTGGTCTAAATGGAAACACTCAGTAAAAGTACTTTAAATTTGCACCCAAGTACAGCACTTGAGTAACTTTGAGTTATTTTGCATCATGTGATCTCACAGCTGTCGATGGAGCTGCCCGACCCAAAAGAGAGAAGGGTTTTAAATCGCAGAGTACAAACCTAAACTTGAACCCAAAAAACTGTGGAATGTCCCTTTCACTGCATAATCACCTTCAAGAAAATGATGTTACCATGTTTGGGTTAAATGGGCAAAGGTAGCACCGAAATCCTGCTGACAGGGATAATTTACAGTTTGCACGTTTACAATCAAAGGTGTTGTGTGGATTTGACCAACTCAGACCTTGTGTTCCATATGAGGAGTTATTTACTGAGTTATATATGGGTTTATGTATACATACTGTCATAAATGGGATAACAGTGGCAGTAATAACATGCAgctctgtttttaaaataacactGAACAATAAATagagttaaaaagaaaaaaggtaaaaaaacaacttacacCTGAGATGCATTAATTTCATGCAACAGCAGCACACCTTCATACATGCAAATTTATCATAACATAAATTATTACCACACataatgacaaattaaagggagTAAAAAACATGCCTGGTTTTCTCAGAAGCATCTCTCTTCAAGACTCAGATCAAGACttagaaaataaatcagtttctttccacaataacataacataacaacaCTTTTCATCATCAAAATATATAAGAGATATGTAAATAACATAGTTTACACTGTTTACAGGGGAGTTttccagcagagaggaggacagatgcTACGTGGATTTGACGGTTAGCTCAGGTTGGTCCTCTTACGTTTGTTGGGGCTTTGTCCAGGGTCGACCCTTACTGGACGATACTGCATCTGTCCATCAACAAACATAGTTATTATAGATGACATTTTTGAATGGTTAATACTAAAGAATCCGTGTGTGAGCATCTTGCTATTGTAAAGGTAGAGCTGGTTTGATTCACAGCTTTTCGTATAGACTGGGACACCCAATACATATTATTCATAGCAGATGACAAGAAAAACCTGAAGTTGACAaatcttgtttgtgttttcaaaagtttctgtaattttagatttttgctgtgatttaaaaaaataaaaacacagcacacagctgTTTGATTGCACACTGCTGTTTGCATGATATCAGGAGGAAAAAAGGTTGGAAAGATTGTTATATCCTAGAgtgtataaaatataacatttctaaGTTACTAGTGACTAAAGCTAATAAATCTAATATTTCCTTCTGTGGAGTGGAGGTAAAGTATAAAGTAGTACGTAGAAGTTACTGAGTAAATGTCACAATTGGCACTTAGGAACTGAGCACCTCTGTAGGGTTTCACATATTTCACAAACTGCTTCATCTATATGTCTCACAAGTTACTCACCACTTGAACATCGGAGGGGACTCTGGAGAGAAAGTCAAGAACCTCATTGTTGTCAATCAAGTACGGATTACGAAGCTTCTTGGTGAATTTATTCACACCTGCAGAAAAATCAGAAAAACAATTTTTCAGTACAAGTGCATCAtgtctacactgttaaacactACTGGTGTGAAGGCTGGACTCACCCCATGCGAGCACAAGGTATCGAAGAGGTATGAGGTAGAGAAGAACGGTGGCCAACAAAAAGGCAGTGATCGCCAACCAGCTTAGAAAAGGCACTGTCCAGTTAAAGGTGCTGCAGTGGAAGAACAAACACAAGGTTGCATTTGGTGTTTTCTCacttatttgttgttgtgttgttgctgttattgttgtgttttgttatctgtgtttatttgttgtgttatcccatttgtggttgtgtttttgtgatttcccattgtgtatttatttgttgtattgttttatttgttgtgttttgtgatttactGTTTTACTTTTTCAAATTATTGTTGTGATTTGCTGttgatttcatattttctaAAACTGTTTGCTCATTGTTTAACTTCCTTAAGTTGCTTGTTCACTTAAGGAAACACTATAGTGTTAAAAACACTATAGAACTGGATTCACGATCATAGACTGCTATGTTACCCACTTCTTTATCCTCTCTCCATAAGACGCCGCCTCATCCAGAGAATTCTGCACACTGATGAACACGTCCTGGATGGCATATAGTTTATCCATGAAGCCCTTGGGCTCTGAGTCCTGATAGCAACAAGATAAACGTCAGTCGTTTTCCATTAAATAAAGTCTGACATGAGTGTACATCTGCTTTATAATGACACTACCTTGTCttctttatcctcctcttcatcctcccatTCAAACATGGCCTCCATTGACTGAAAGGGAATAATGAATAAACACACTTGACTGGTGATGTCACTTTTTGATTTAATGATAGATAATTGTGATATACTCTATAACATATATCTGGACAATGTcttcaaataaaactaaacaattTCAACGTGACTGGTAGGCTACACTGCCCTCTGTTGGACAACATCCTCTTTGTGATTTGATTGTATTGTGGCACTCCTTCATAACTATTTACTTAGTTCATTAAAAGAGCAAATGCTACATACTTGTATACCACAAAACATAtgcaattatttatttacaacacaGCATGcaaaaaatataacattacAATTATTTTACACTTTATGTTTGTTATAGTTTTTGGTATTGAGAATTGATTgagatgatttattttgtaattttaacatatacaatttaaatacattgttttttaaCTTGACATATATTGTGCAGGTCTCTATCCTTTCAGGGTTGCTAATCTTGTTAtctacatttttacttttctcttccttttgcCCCTTCTCATTTCTGTCCTTTCTTTTTACTCATTTTCATACAGCTGTGAGTCTGAAAGTGTATAAGAATATTTGTACAtcatttataaattaatttaattattttttgtaatCCAAGAAGTCAGGAAGTCACAAATACGAATACTGGTTTTGAATTGATGATCTGATATTTTCGTCTCTAAATCAAtacaaaaactaccaaaaaagagagacacacaagtcAGATCTATTGTCTTTGATGTCTCACCATGTCGCCTGTTTCCCTGCTTGAGGAGAAGATGTAGTTccagaccagcagcagcagcaaggccAGCGGCAACATGTAGATCTCAAAGTTCCACACAACCACCACAAATAGCtgggaaaaaatgaaaatgtgacattGGGTGTTTCTCAATTGCCTTGACTTTCCCAGAGTTCCCCTCACCTGTGTGTCAGTCCGACACAGGTACAAATGTGCTTCaaggaaacacatttacatgtCATATTAACTCTCATGATTGAGATTTTTTCTCAGAAAAAGTTATGTTGACAGGTAACAATGGTGAAAAATGTCTTCAAAACCTCTTTTCCCAAATGTAATTACAATGCACTGAGACAGGTAAAATGAGGAGACACAAATCCAGGTCATTAGAAGTACCCAACAAGTGTAAGTGAAACAGTGTACTTTCATACCAAAAAGGAGATGATGCTCCTTGGTGCAGACTGCCACTCAAAGCAGCTGTTGATGTACGTCCCGTAGCTGATCAGGACCATGATGAACCGCTTCACGCGATTGAAATTCTGCGCGAGCAACTGAAAAGAGACAAACTCCATCTTTCTGTACTTTTAGACTGTTATATTTAGAAGTGCCttaactataattcagaaaatATTCTATACTTGTTTTACTTTCAAGAAAACTCAAAATCCAAACAGCGAAAGACCCCCGATTTTACCTATTATCTCCCATTTGTCTCATTATTAGCTTGTCAGTCATCTGTAAAGAAAAGTCTCATTGTCACTCATTTGATCATACTAATACAAGCAGTATGGACGCACCTGTTTGGAGACTTTTGGTTCTTCCTCGATATATTTCTGTTCTGCAGGGACCACAGTCTTCAAAGCAGCTTTGACCtgaggacaaataaaaacacactgtcAGAGCAGCTCATGTGGCTGAGTTTAGATTGTACACCTCCACCAACCGAACAAGTCGTAATGATGACCCTGAAACATGATGTCACAGTAAAGTTCAACCTTATTACCTTTtggatataaaatgtcatcatatCATTATTTTTAGCTTTTTGACATTTGTTTGAAATCTTGGCCAAAAACATTTATAATTGAGTCAGAGAGAACATTTGTGACTCTGCAGGGATTTCCTCGAtgtcttgtgtgttgttttgacaTGACAGTTTTGTTTTAGTTCATAACTCTGGTAAACTGGGTCAGGGCtttctccagaggtttcctTTCATTCATGAAAAACGTGGGAGAATCTCCCCTCAGACaagttcacaacagcaacaaatcctccgcagGTTTCAggtggtggtgcagcaggcagaggcaggacctGACATATTAACTTcactgcagagatcatgtgcttttgtttacagcacatcgccacttatcaccacaaactctcctgACATCTTCGTCTATGTCTTCAAcgtgtaaatggtaaatggtctgtatttatatagcacttttctagtcttgatgaccactcaaagcgcttatcaatacagttttacattcacccattcaggCACACAGCAATTGATTTTCGTTTGGGGCAACTCAGGGTTCTGCAtcatgcccaaggacacttcagaatgcagaaaaagaaaagactgagGTCACACTGCCGACCTGGTTTGAGGACGACTGCTCTTTCcaccctttttcttttttccgtcCGTCGATTGTTCGAAGCATCATTAACCCCCCTTCTCGCTTGCAGTGGGTCAGGAAATGAATATCCTCAGAAATTCCAGAGGCTTTCACTCGGACATTTGGACGTCGACAAAGACTCAACACAGACATGTCAACGTGTCTGATAGAGAGATCGAGCCAGAGAGGTCTTCAGACCTGGTATCAACATGTGTCTCTGGGGACCTGGTCACAAGTGGATAGCTCTGAGTTGTATAGGTTTTacagtcttgatgaccactcaaagcactttacagaacAGTATTGCCATCCACCTATGAGATGCACTCTATCATACATCATTCATGCACTGCTTGCACAGCCGTCAGCATTTCAGTATTCAGTatattgcccaaggacacttcataACATGGTATTAGGAGACAGGGATCAGACAGCTGATCTTCTGGTAAGTGGACGACCCATGATCACATTTAGTGGCAGACAGTGTTAATAATGTGGCAGTAgtcacaaataaatacaaatatctttGTTTCACTATGAAACTGTAGTGGTTCAGAGTTTGTCAGCTGACAAGGTCGTCCTTAAAATGTGGACTGGACACATTTGCATTGACACAGCTAAAAGAATGTGGACATATGCGTCCAGCTCACTTCTGAGTGATGGGATGTAAAATCTAAGAGATTCTAAAGAAAACTGAACctagagctgtccacttgtgatgggATCACCTGAGACACATGTTAATAACAGGTCTCAGGCCCTCATGCACAGCACAGACTGACACTCACAGTGTTGTAGACGACATCGATCACTACGTAGATGACTCCTTTGGTTGGACCCGTCAGCTCCTTATTCTTTAATGTGTAGCTCTTCTTCTCACCGTTTCGTATCTGGCAGAaataaactttaagtgttaaataACTTGACCTCACACTCTTCACTGTTTCAAACTATGTTTTGGGAGATATTGTATTTTATgtacagagaaacaaacaacccGTCTGTTAAAGATTAGCATTCACTGAAATATTTttgttaattcattttattgctGTAACACATGATGTGCCTGAATTTAACAGCTATCATGAAGAAAAaatctttaattaaaattaaatataacataatatattatatgttaTAGTGATAATAAGAAGTTAAAAGAgcaaatatctaaaataaaagtgaattaatGAGATTGATTTTTTTGGAATGTGGGTTGGTTGTTCCTTTAAATCTCATctatcagacaaacacaaaattgACACATGCACAAAAGAGATATACACTGAGAGGCAACCAAATAATACCTTGATTAAAATTGCATATTTCTCTagctttgaaaaaaatattctaagaacacacaactcaacaacatacagtatataacaCAAGTCTAGTCATTTTGGGATATTTTAATGTGGAAAAGTTATGGATTAAAGCTTTAAACATAATCGTTGGACACTAATATATTTgagttttgttattatttacacAGATGTACTCAGATATCCTGTGACTTCCGTGTCTCTTGCACTCACATGCAATAAGGGAATGGCAACTTTTCCCAGGAAGTCAgcgctcctgtctctgtcctcatcaAACACTGTCAGCTCCAACAATGAGTGAATGTCTTTCACATTACTGAGGAATAGACAGAGAAATAATGAAGGTTAAGCAGATAGGGATAGGGTTAGTgtagagacatctagtggtgaagttgcatgttgcagctgaataccccttccctcaccctccccttccaaacaagaaagagaacatgtggaaaccttcagttgtcataaagactaaaaaggtgtttagtttgtccagtctgggctactgtaaaaaaaaacatgggagCCTCCTTAGAAAGGATCCGCTCCCTGTGTTAATATGAAGTTTTCAAATATAGAGAAATTtatagaaagaaaacaacaattcatacaaccAGTGTAAACATCACTAGAagaattttatattcaatttctgccaatagaatTCTGTATCCCTGTGATACAGAATAAGGaaccttctctttctctttcctaaCTCAATGACGTTGCCAAGTGTAATTTTTCAAACGAGAGAAAACAATTCAATATTCTTTCATTTTTGTGCTTCTGTACCTTGGTTCAGTGTCTTTTAAACTGAAAATCTAAGAATTTGCCTTTAAAGGAGACCAGGGTTAATACAAAGGACTAAAGAAAAATGTACAGCTTTTATTGCAGATATGTCATTTCAGGGCttatgcaaaaacacacaaactgatggTCACTCACAAGGTGAAGACTTTATTCCACTCTGGATTTAGGCTCTtgtaaacagtgtgtgtctgaagtcTGTCGTTATTCAGCTCCAGCACACAGAAAGGGTCACTCTTACCTGAGGAGACAATGAGTACAATATTTAGTGTGGCAGTATTGTAGCACTTTAAAGTACATTGTGAGCAACTATAACTAAGTTCATGAATGTAAGATGAATGAGAGGAGGCAACTTGATTACCAGTTACATCTGCAGCCATGAGACCTTCCGCTCTCATCACCTTGACCTGCACTATGCCAACATCTTTTAAGTTAGAGAATGACTGCCGCAAACCCTGGCgaaggaaagaaggaacaaCATGTCACACGCTGGCATCTTTCATGATGTTTTACTCATGAGACATTTGAATGCTGCCTACGTATCGCTTGAGTATCTCCCCGTGTTCCTGTGGGTCGTCCAGCGGTGCGACGGACAAGTCAGAGATGGAGACGTGGGCTGAGGCGGTGAGCGTGACCTGCAGCACCACGTGGCCCCGGGACTCTTCCAGCGGCACCTCCAGGTGATGGGTTTGCTCTTTAGCCAGAGTAGAGAGGTCCAGCTGGCAGCTGGGCAACAAACACAATCTCACCATTTCAGATTAAAAGTATAGGcataaaataacataacagGGACAAGATGAGGATGTAGCAGAGAGGGGAAGACAACCTCAGAATGCATTTAACAAACCAGGAAGGAAAACAGCTAATGCACCTACATATACTCTGTGTTATCATACTATTGATAACTAATGTCAATTCACCAGAGAAAGTATTAACGAATATTATAATTCACTAATAATTACAGAAATTGAACAAAAAGGTCAGAAAACCTTTATTAATAAATAGATTAAGTAGAATTAGTTTCACTTGGTAGAATCCTACAGACATTTTGTAAGATTAATACATAAATGTTTTAAGGATTAGTGCTCTGTCCCCTGCGGACTCACATTAGTGGAGCAGAGCACTGATACAGAAAACCAGACTGACCGTCCAATGAAGTCATCTCTCCTGCCGGTGTCCCTGTCCCACACAGTGATCTCCAAcactcctcctttctcctcaaaCAGATGCATATCAAACTTCTCCCTCCACTGTGGACTCAGGGTCTTTGgcacacactaaacacacacacacacacacacaccaggaagcAACAGACAACAAAGGTAAGGATATGCTCaaattataaaaattaaaaagcacCACAGAGATCGCAGTGGACAAACCTTGCTCTTGTACTTCT encodes:
- the mctp1b gene encoding multiple C2 and transmembrane domain-containing protein 1 — protein: MERGDADEDERSSSQQNSLWKQFQAKAKPLLSPKLGVRDPENKKERGMWMFKMMKRKENVAHDREISSSQPDLLFSSPGEVDATEAQLCGEAAASGSGVVRENLPSSSQHKSALPDKPTLAQLVQSHHKSSSLGSACLEKLSEPPASCSGGGSGGEAATAAAATEPPLESREEQPGIAAPSATGALPERFTTSSGMFKLEIELKGGHNLAVRDRGGSSDPYVKIKLGNKDVFKSKTIHKNLNPVWDERTTVIMDSLSEPLHVKVFDYDFAFQDDFMGSASLNVESLEQQRSIPVTLVLKDPQYPDQDLGTVELAVTLTPKDSPIEERRDSMQREVKTYRWRPYVNKTMLLRKSWKRSTKQQQSMRLSEMHRKSQLWRGIVSISLIEGRNLTPMDANGLSDPYVKIRLGHQKYKSKCVPKTLSPQWREKFDMHLFEEKGGVLEITVWDRDTGRRDDFIGRCQLDLSTLAKEQTHHLEVPLEESRGHVVLQVTLTASAHVSISDLSVAPLDDPQEHGEILKRYGLRQSFSNLKDVGIVQVKVMRAEGLMAADVTGKSDPFCVLELNNDRLQTHTVYKSLNPEWNKVFTFNVKDIHSLLELTVFDEDRDRSADFLGKVAIPLLHIRNGEKKSYTLKNKELTGPTKGVIYVVIDVVYNTVKAALKTVVPAEQKYIEEEPKVSKQLLAQNFNRVKRFIMVLISYGTYINSCFEWQSAPRSIISFLLFVVVVWNFEIYMLPLALLLLLVWNYIFSSSRETGDMSMEAMFEWEDEEEDKEDKDSEPKGFMDKLYAIQDVFISVQNSLDEAASYGERIKNTFNWTVPFLSWLAITAFLLATVLLYLIPLRYLVLAWGVNKFTKKLRNPYLIDNNEVLDFLSRVPSDVQVMQYRPVRVDPGQSPNKRKRTNLS